CTTATGGAGGGGATCTATCTGCCGAACGATTATTATTGGCTTACCAGGAAGGGATTTTCCCCTGGTATAATGAACCACCTATCTTATGGTGGAGTCCGGATCCCCGTTTTGTATTATTTCCTGAAGAGTTAAAGCTCAGCGCCAGTATGAAACAGGTGCTGAAAAAGGGTGTGTTTGAGATCACCTTTGATGAAGATTTTGAAGGGGTGATAGCGGGGTGTAAACAATCGCTGCGTAAGGGGCAGGATGGTACGTGGATTACAACGGAGGTGGAGGAAGCGTATGTAACATTGCATAAGATGGGGTATGCGCATTCGGTGGAGTGCTGGCAGGATGGAGAGTTGGTGGGTGGGTTTTATGGGGTGATGATGGGGGCGTGTTTTTTTGGGGAGTCGATGTTTGCGAAGGTGAGTAATGCGTCGAAGGCGGCGTTTATAACGTTTGTGCAGAAGGCGAAGGGGATGGGGTTGAGGATCATAGATTGCCAGGTGTTTACGGAGCATTTGGCGTCGTTGGGTGCGAGGTTTATTGGGCG
This Chitinophaga sancti DNA region includes the following protein-coding sequences:
- the aat gene encoding leucyl/phenylalanyl-tRNA--protein transferase; translation: MPVFYLTDELIFPPVNLADEDGLLAYGGDLSAERLLLAYQEGIFPWYNEPPILWWSPDPRFVLFPEELKLSASMKQVLKKGVFEITFDEDFEGVIAGCKQSLRKGQDGTWITTEVEEAYVTLHKMGYAHSVECWQDGELVGGFYGVMMGACFFGESMFAKVSNASKAAFITFVQKAKGMGLRIIDCQVFTEHLASLGARFIGRDEFLEIIQS